From a region of the Mycolicibacterium sp. MU0050 genome:
- a CDS encoding formate/nitrite transporter family protein, giving the protein MSSTSQRDLGNSGSPIEDELEDAFNRMVDEGTQRLHRSWREVLVTGAFGGTDVAMGVLAYLAVLHATGNQLLAGLAFSIGFLALLLGRSELFTEGFLIPITTVAAKRASVGQLLKHWSGTLVANLAGGWVLMWLVMQAFPRLHEQTVESAAHFVTAPLSLETVTLSLLGGMAITLMTRMQHGTDAMVGKIAAAVAGAFVLAGLQMFHSILDSLLIFGALHTGAAPFGYLDWLRWFGYVVVGNIVGGFTLVTMLRLLRIKDRVQEEREEAQSP; this is encoded by the coding sequence ATGAGCAGCACAAGTCAGCGGGATCTGGGTAATTCCGGCAGTCCGATCGAGGACGAGTTGGAGGACGCCTTCAACCGGATGGTCGACGAAGGCACCCAGCGCCTGCACCGCAGCTGGCGAGAGGTGTTGGTGACCGGGGCGTTCGGCGGCACAGACGTGGCGATGGGGGTCCTCGCCTACCTCGCGGTGTTACACGCGACAGGCAACCAGCTACTCGCCGGCCTGGCGTTCTCCATCGGTTTCCTGGCCCTGCTGCTCGGCCGAAGTGAGCTGTTCACCGAGGGATTCCTCATTCCCATCACGACCGTGGCCGCCAAGCGGGCCAGCGTGGGACAGCTGCTCAAGCACTGGAGCGGCACCCTCGTCGCCAACCTCGCCGGCGGGTGGGTGCTGATGTGGTTGGTCATGCAGGCGTTCCCGAGGCTGCACGAACAGACGGTCGAGTCGGCCGCCCACTTCGTCACCGCGCCACTGTCGTTGGAGACGGTGACGTTGTCGCTGCTCGGCGGCATGGCGATCACATTGATGACCCGCATGCAGCACGGCACCGACGCAATGGTCGGCAAGATCGCCGCCGCAGTTGCCGGCGCCTTCGTGCTCGCCGGACTCCAGATGTTCCACTCGATCTTGGATTCGCTGCTCATCTTCGGCGCGCTGCATACCGGTGCGGCTCCGTTCGGATACCTCGACTGGCTGCGTTGGTTCGGCTATGTCGTCGTCGGCAACATCGTCGGCGGCTTCACCCTCGTCACCATGCTGCGGCTGCTGCGCATCAAGGACCGCGTCCAAGAGGAGCGCGAGGAGGCGCAGTCACCGTGA
- a CDS encoding ABC transporter permease has product MSVGTASGTATVASAVRIGFSRVVPELKMFYRRPEQMVLTFSMPAVICLLLGSIFSNPVPGSQVTTGAVIAASMLAYGILSTSFINLGISIAADRDTGALRRLRGTPTTATSYFIGKIMLVAIVSLAEAVILLAVGVLAFGLRLPTELFSWFTLTWVFILGVVSCSLLGVLISNFASNAVSAAALTNGPAVGLQFVSGTYVPLMVLPTWMLIVGSLFPVKWMAQGFRSVLLPPELVAIEPAGSWEHWRIFLILTAWSIGGLLGCLAVFRWSDTD; this is encoded by the coding sequence ATGTCGGTCGGGACGGCGAGCGGCACGGCGACGGTCGCGTCGGCGGTACGGATCGGGTTCTCGCGCGTGGTACCGGAATTGAAGATGTTCTACCGCCGGCCCGAACAGATGGTGCTGACGTTTTCGATGCCCGCGGTGATCTGCCTGCTGCTGGGCTCGATCTTCTCGAATCCCGTGCCCGGAAGTCAGGTCACCACGGGTGCGGTGATCGCGGCAAGCATGCTCGCCTACGGCATCCTGTCGACCTCGTTCATCAATCTGGGCATCAGCATCGCGGCCGACCGGGACACCGGGGCGCTGCGGCGCCTGCGCGGCACCCCGACCACGGCGACGTCCTACTTCATCGGCAAGATCATGCTCGTCGCGATCGTCAGCCTGGCCGAGGCCGTGATCCTGCTGGCCGTCGGGGTACTGGCCTTCGGATTGCGGCTGCCGACAGAGCTTTTCAGTTGGTTCACGCTGACGTGGGTGTTCATCCTCGGTGTCGTCAGCTGCTCGCTGCTGGGCGTGCTCATCAGCAACTTCGCCAGCAACGCGGTGTCGGCGGCGGCGCTGACCAACGGGCCGGCCGTGGGATTGCAGTTCGTTTCCGGCACCTACGTGCCGCTCATGGTGTTGCCCACCTGGATGTTGATCGTCGGGTCGCTGTTCCCCGTCAAATGGATGGCGCAGGGCTTCCGGTCCGTGCTGCTGCCGCCGGAGTTGGTCGCCATCGAGCCGGCCGGCAGCTGGGAACACTGGCGCATCTTCCTGATCCTGACGGCGTGGAGCATCGGCGGGTTGCTCGGTTGTCTGGCGGTGTTCCGTTGGTCGGACACTGACTGA
- a CDS encoding ABC transporter ATP-binding protein: MTHSQVRASPVPAPTGASAVHVRGLTKSYGDTHAVRGLDLDIGYGEIFAILGPNGAGKSTTIEILEGNRKRDAGQVRVLGEDPGSAGRDWRARIGIVLQEVSDAGMLTVREIMQMFTSCYRTPRDPGEVLELVGLAAVSGSRVRALSGGQRRRLDVALGIVGTPELLFLDEPTTGFDPEARRQFWELIRLLAADGTTILLTTHYLEEAAALADRVAVIAAGRVVAVDSPARLTAHVDTAATVRWEDGDVVHVERTDRPTYLIRQRSRYGDELANLTVTRPTLEDAYLQLIGLA; encoded by the coding sequence GTGACACACTCGCAAGTCCGGGCGTCGCCGGTGCCGGCCCCGACCGGCGCGTCCGCGGTGCACGTTCGGGGCCTGACGAAGAGCTACGGCGACACCCACGCCGTGCGGGGGCTGGACCTCGACATCGGCTACGGCGAGATCTTCGCGATACTCGGGCCCAACGGCGCCGGCAAGTCCACCACCATCGAGATCCTCGAGGGCAACCGTAAGCGGGACGCCGGGCAGGTCCGCGTGCTCGGCGAGGATCCCGGGAGTGCCGGCCGCGACTGGCGCGCCCGCATCGGGATCGTGCTGCAGGAGGTCAGCGACGCTGGAATGCTCACGGTGCGCGAGATCATGCAGATGTTCACCAGCTGCTACCGCACCCCGCGCGACCCGGGGGAGGTCCTCGAACTCGTCGGCCTGGCCGCGGTGTCCGGATCTCGGGTGCGCGCGCTCTCGGGTGGCCAGCGTCGCCGACTCGACGTCGCGCTGGGCATCGTCGGAACACCCGAACTGCTGTTCCTGGACGAGCCCACCACCGGGTTCGACCCCGAGGCGCGGCGCCAATTCTGGGAGCTGATCCGGCTTTTGGCCGCCGACGGCACCACCATCCTGCTGACCACCCACTACCTGGAGGAGGCCGCGGCGCTGGCCGACCGGGTCGCGGTCATCGCCGCCGGCCGGGTGGTCGCCGTGGACTCGCCGGCCAGGCTGACCGCGCACGTGGACACGGCGGCCACGGTGCGGTGGGAGGACGGGGACGTCGTCCACGTCGAACGCACGGACCGACCCACCTACCTGATCCGGCAGCGCAGCCGGTACGGGGACGAATTGGCCAACCTGACCGTCACGCGCCCCACCCTCGAGGATGCGTACCTGCAGTTGATCGGGTTGGCCTGA